In Bacteroidales bacterium, a single window of DNA contains:
- a CDS encoding ankyrin repeat domain-containing protein, translated as MIQKLYKYFCILLFVFSNHYFLFAQDTLSTSDLDYNLLLAAYNGNADSIVYWLNQGANANAISNDGISALNYAIQSNQLLAVKALVLNGADVNYSSFFCLPPLFMAIAYDNYDMVLYLIENGSDVNKTIRNKVSPLHYAVRFANKDIIELLVKKGAKLNSLDEDGNSCMMGAVYYGRSDLIPFFAKNTNLVSFPDNNGLSPLLLAVQKGDTLMAEQLLLNGASINEQSNNGYGLIEYALLSKNTHVLNWSLKKKPINNQSGNLIKLAYYLGDRKQVRLFKKYGIPVYWGPIIPLLNWGFSNSFNTNDMLWGLAFNIFETHYGINFTCSYQTRLWANRILIKQDAHTYYQFWETRSLWGTSLSKRILIKNNVNNKVYINTGFTGYISYGKYRGAENRPPSYTLLSPMLECMLKGNYFTWSFASEYYYFKDENAFPIHFKITAYFNIPLSKFYNPNKKIEWK; from the coding sequence ATGATACAGAAACTTTATAAATATTTCTGTATATTATTATTTGTATTTTCTAATCATTATTTTTTATTTGCTCAAGACACATTATCAACCAGCGATTTAGATTATAATTTATTATTAGCCGCTTATAATGGTAATGCAGATTCTATTGTATATTGGTTAAATCAGGGAGCCAATGCCAATGCTATTTCTAATGATGGGATAAGTGCTTTAAATTATGCTATTCAAAGCAATCAACTTCTTGCTGTTAAAGCCTTAGTTTTAAATGGTGCTGATGTTAATTATAGTTCATTTTTTTGTTTACCTCCGCTATTTATGGCTATTGCTTACGATAATTACGATATGGTTTTGTATTTAATCGAAAATGGTAGCGATGTTAATAAAACAATCCGAAATAAGGTTTCGCCTCTTCATTATGCAGTAAGATTTGCAAATAAAGATATTATAGAGCTATTAGTAAAAAAAGGAGCTAAGCTTAATAGCTTAGACGAAGATGGAAATTCATGTATGATGGGAGCCGTATATTATGGACGTTCTGATTTAATTCCTTTTTTTGCAAAAAATACAAATCTTGTTAGTTTTCCTGATAATAATGGGTTAAGTCCTTTGTTATTGGCAGTTCAAAAAGGCGATACCCTTATGGCCGAGCAATTGCTTTTAAATGGTGCAAGTATTAATGAACAAAGTAATAATGGATATGGACTTATTGAATATGCCTTACTGTCAAAAAACACCCATGTTTTAAATTGGTCATTAAAGAAAAAGCCTATAAACAATCAATCCGGTAATCTTATAAAATTGGCTTATTATTTAGGAGATAGAAAACAAGTTCGTTTATTTAAAAAATATGGAATTCCTGTATATTGGGGACCTATTATACCTTTATTAAATTGGGGATTTTCGAATAGTTTTAATACAAACGATATGCTTTGGGGACTTGCTTTTAATATTTTCGAAACACATTATGGTATTAATTTTACTTGTTCGTATCAAACTCGATTATGGGCAAACCGAATCCTTATAAAACAAGATGCTCATACTTATTATCAATTTTGGGAAACACGATCTCTTTGGGGAACATCATTAAGCAAGAGAATATTAATAAAAAACAATGTAAATAATAAAGTTTATATCAATACTGGATTCACAGGTTATATAAGTTATGGAAAATATAGGGGAGCTGAAAATAGACCACCATCCTATACTTTATTATCTCCTATGTTAGAGTGTATGTTAAAAGGCAATTATTTTACTTGGTCTTTTGCATCAGAATATTATTATTTCAAAGATGAAAATGCTTTTCCTATTCATTTTAAAATAACAGCATACTTTAATATTCCTTTATCAAAATTTTATAATCCAAATAAAAAAATTGAATGGAAATGA